The Natrinema salaciae genome contains a region encoding:
- the glmU gene encoding bifunctional sugar-1-phosphate nucleotidylyltransferase/acetyltransferase, giving the protein MKAVVLAAGQGTRMRPLSESVPKPMLPVADRPLAAHTVDAAIDAGADEIVIVIGYEGERVRDYFGTERRGTPVSYAVQEEQAGTADAVNAARDHLEGPFAVLNGDNLYDQAAIDRLFDACPAVCAIEVEEPSNYGVLSTDDSGDGHVTEIVEKPAEPPTNLANAGAYAFPAEAREWLEVPASERGEHEITDVVARVIDEYEMTPVTLDRWLDVGRPWELLEANEWKLAALEGRLDGDVSEDATLEGPVVVEAGATVEPGVVIEGPALVREGAEVGPNAYVRGATLIGPDAEVGHSVEIKNSVVSRGTSVSHLSYVGDSVLGRDVNVGAGTNVANLRHDDADIKFTVKGERVSTGRRKFGVVAGDEVKTGINTSLTPGLRLETGATTTPGETVDRDR; this is encoded by the coding sequence ATGAAGGCAGTCGTTCTCGCGGCGGGCCAGGGGACACGGATGCGACCGCTGTCGGAATCGGTCCCGAAACCGATGCTTCCGGTCGCCGATCGCCCGCTCGCGGCACACACCGTCGACGCAGCGATCGATGCCGGAGCGGACGAAATCGTCATCGTCATCGGCTACGAGGGCGAACGGGTCCGCGACTACTTCGGCACCGAACGCCGGGGGACCCCCGTCTCCTACGCCGTCCAGGAAGAACAGGCCGGGACCGCCGACGCCGTCAACGCCGCTCGAGACCACCTCGAGGGTCCCTTCGCCGTGCTAAACGGCGACAACCTCTACGACCAGGCCGCGATCGACCGGTTGTTCGACGCGTGCCCCGCCGTCTGCGCGATCGAAGTCGAAGAACCGAGCAATTACGGCGTTCTCAGCACCGACGATAGCGGCGACGGCCACGTGACGGAAATCGTCGAGAAACCGGCCGAACCGCCGACGAACCTCGCCAACGCCGGCGCGTACGCCTTTCCGGCCGAGGCCCGCGAGTGGCTCGAGGTGCCCGCGAGCGAGCGCGGTGAACACGAGATTACCGACGTCGTCGCGCGGGTGATCGACGAGTACGAGATGACGCCGGTCACCCTCGACCGGTGGCTGGACGTCGGCCGCCCGTGGGAGTTGCTCGAGGCCAACGAGTGGAAACTCGCCGCGCTCGAGGGGCGACTCGACGGCGACGTGAGCGAGGACGCCACGCTCGAGGGGCCGGTGGTCGTCGAGGCGGGCGCGACGGTCGAACCCGGCGTCGTGATCGAAGGCCCGGCGCTCGTCCGCGAGGGTGCCGAGGTCGGGCCGAACGCCTACGTCCGCGGTGCGACGCTGATCGGTCCCGACGCGGAAGTCGGCCACAGCGTCGAGATCAAAAACAGCGTCGTCTCGCGCGGGACGTCGGTCAGTCACCTCTCCTACGTTGGCGACAGCGTCCTCGGGCGGGACGTCAACGTCGGTGCGGGGACGAACGTGGCGAACCTCCGGCACGACGACGCCGACATCAAATTCACCGTCAAAGGGGAGCGCGTCTCGACGGGGCGTCGGAAGTTCGGCGTCGTCGCCGGCGACGAGGTCAAAACGGGTATCAACACGAGCCTCACACCCGGTCTGCGACTCGAGACCGGTGCGACCACCACACCCGGCGAAACCGTCGACCGGGACCGGTAA
- a CDS encoding carbon-nitrogen family hydrolase, translating into MTIDTDTDAADTDGGDSLTLALAQLRVEAGAVEANVDRALEAVSRAADRGADLVALPELFNVGYFAFDLYARNAEPFGGETFTRLRDAAADHGIAVLAGSIVEDLAATDAVETPADEGLANTAALFDADGERRLVYRKHHLFGYESAESHLLVAGERLETATIGDFTVGVTTCYDLRFPELYRRLVDDGVDLVLVPSAWPYPRIEHWQTLSRARAIENQAYVATINGAGEFDDATLLGRSSVYDPWGVSLASSGDEPALVTTEIDPGTVADVRDEFPALQDRRL; encoded by the coding sequence ATGACGATCGATACCGACACCGACGCCGCCGACACTGACGGCGGCGACTCCCTGACGCTCGCGCTCGCACAGCTTCGCGTCGAGGCCGGCGCGGTCGAGGCGAACGTCGATCGCGCGCTCGAAGCGGTCTCGCGGGCCGCCGACCGCGGCGCGGACCTGGTCGCGCTTCCCGAACTGTTCAACGTGGGCTACTTCGCGTTCGATCTCTACGCGCGCAACGCGGAGCCGTTCGGAGGGGAGACGTTCACGCGGCTCCGGGACGCGGCGGCCGACCACGGTATCGCGGTCCTCGCCGGCAGCATCGTCGAGGACCTCGCGGCGACCGACGCTGTCGAAACGCCGGCCGACGAGGGACTGGCGAACACGGCCGCGCTGTTCGACGCCGACGGCGAACGCCGGCTGGTCTACCGGAAACACCACCTGTTCGGCTACGAATCTGCGGAGTCCCACCTCCTCGTCGCCGGCGAACGGCTCGAGACCGCGACGATCGGCGACTTCACCGTCGGCGTGACGACCTGTTACGATCTGCGGTTCCCGGAACTCTATCGGCGACTGGTCGACGACGGGGTCGATCTGGTACTCGTCCCCAGCGCGTGGCCCTACCCGCGCATCGAACACTGGCAGACCCTCTCGCGGGCTCGCGCGATCGAGAACCAGGCCTACGTCGCGACGATCAACGGGGCCGGCGAGTTCGACGACGCGACCCTCCTCGGTCGATCGAGCGTCTACGATCCGTGGGGCGTCTCGCTCGCCTCGAGCGGCGACGAGCCGGCGCTGGTCACGACGGAGATCGACCCGGGAACGGTCGCCGACGTCCGCGACGAGTTCCCGGCGCTGCAGGATCGCCGGCTGTGA
- a CDS encoding SRPBCC family protein has product MTVRVDRSFDVSASPERVWEFIADPANRARAISVVEEYSVDGSDGRRVTWQVKLPIPLVRKTVTVHTEDVTRDPPEYVKFVGKSKVLKVTGEHEIVDTDGGARLENHFVVDGKLPGVEKFFKRNLDSELENLRRALERDLQTTQ; this is encoded by the coding sequence ATGACTGTACGGGTCGACCGGTCGTTCGACGTCTCGGCGTCGCCCGAGCGGGTCTGGGAGTTCATCGCCGATCCGGCGAACCGCGCCCGGGCGATCAGCGTCGTCGAAGAGTACTCGGTGGACGGTTCGGACGGACGGCGAGTCACCTGGCAGGTAAAACTTCCCATCCCTCTCGTGCGGAAAACGGTGACTGTACACACGGAAGACGTCACACGCGACCCCCCCGAGTACGTCAAGTTCGTCGGGAAATCCAAGGTCCTGAAAGTGACCGGCGAACACGAGATCGTCGACACCGACGGCGGCGCTCGCCTCGAGAACCACTTCGTCGTCGACGGCAAACTGCCGGGCGTCGAGAAGTTCTTCAAGCGCAACCTCGACTCGGAGCTCGAGAACCTCCGGCGCGCGCTCGAGCGGGATCTGCAGACGACACAGTAA
- a CDS encoding DUF7123 family protein, whose product MTDYSDEEQQILSYLRESAARGEQYFRAKNIADAIGLSSKQVGVRLPHLAEKADEVDIEKWGRARSTTWKVTIS is encoded by the coding sequence ATGACCGATTACTCCGACGAAGAGCAGCAGATCCTCTCGTACCTCCGCGAGAGCGCCGCCCGCGGCGAGCAATACTTCCGGGCGAAAAACATCGCGGACGCGATCGGACTCTCGTCGAAACAGGTCGGCGTTCGCCTCCCCCATCTCGCGGAGAAGGCGGACGAAGTCGACATCGAGAAGTGGGGGCGGGCCCGGTCGACGACCTGGAAAGTCACGATCAGTTGA
- a CDS encoding DUF7525 family protein, translated as MATESASTDKGVGLALVLSALAVVGALLMLIGAPDVTAAWGFAAAVLFSSLAVVGIHLYWY; from the coding sequence ATGGCTACGGAATCCGCATCGACGGACAAAGGCGTTGGACTGGCGCTCGTGCTGAGCGCGCTCGCGGTGGTCGGGGCACTGCTAATGTTGATCGGTGCACCGGACGTGACGGCGGCCTGGGGCTTCGCTGCGGCCGTTCTCTTCAGTTCGCTGGCGGTCGTCGGCATCCACCTCTACTGGTACTGA
- a CDS encoding phosphate signaling complex PhoU family protein, with product METRKVQRLGPSTLAMTLPAEWASEHAVEKGDEVSLRTSGKGTLTVMPESASSEETEAIIHTDELDADAVERAIVAQYVLGRRIIRIEREDGALESDHINAVYQAETQLMGLGVIEETPESISIRCSVDPEDFTLDNLLERLERTGQTMRGEGIKALAHGNPDLAQRALNRERQANKIFVLLLRLIFTAYQNPNLARAVGLNSGFPLIGYRSIAKNLELTADNGEDIAEIVIETEGHTLNVDSSVMRQIRELNELVDEITSKAVEAAVERDYDKSNEVRALFHDISDLEQEILSGLPEMDNADLLRVREVLVSLQQTAQYAMRNAEIAANLALNEESEHTTIK from the coding sequence ATGGAAACGCGGAAAGTGCAACGACTCGGCCCGTCGACGCTCGCGATGACCCTCCCGGCGGAGTGGGCGTCCGAACACGCCGTCGAGAAGGGAGACGAAGTCTCACTGCGGACTAGCGGCAAGGGCACGCTGACCGTGATGCCCGAGTCCGCGAGCTCGGAAGAAACGGAAGCGATCATTCACACCGACGAGCTCGACGCCGACGCGGTCGAGCGCGCGATCGTCGCCCAGTACGTCCTCGGACGGCGCATCATTCGAATCGAGCGCGAGGACGGCGCGCTCGAGTCCGACCACATCAACGCCGTCTATCAGGCCGAGACCCAGCTGATGGGCCTCGGCGTCATCGAGGAGACGCCCGAGAGCATCTCGATCCGGTGTTCGGTCGACCCCGAGGACTTTACGCTCGACAACCTGCTCGAGCGCCTCGAGCGGACCGGCCAGACGATGCGAGGCGAGGGGATCAAGGCGCTGGCCCACGGCAACCCCGATCTGGCCCAGCGCGCGCTGAACCGGGAGCGACAGGCCAACAAGATCTTCGTCCTCCTGTTGCGCCTGATCTTTACGGCCTACCAGAACCCGAACCTCGCGCGAGCCGTCGGCCTCAACAGCGGCTTCCCGCTGATCGGCTACCGCTCGATCGCGAAGAATCTGGAGCTGACCGCCGACAACGGCGAGGATATCGCCGAAATCGTCATCGAGACCGAGGGTCACACGCTGAACGTCGACAGTTCGGTGATGCGCCAGATTCGGGAGCTGAACGAGTTAGTCGACGAGATCACGTCCAAGGCCGTCGAGGCGGCCGTCGAGCGCGATTACGACAAGTCCAACGAGGTCCGGGCGCTCTTCCACGATATCTCCGACCTCGAGCAGGAGATCCTCTCGGGGCTCCCGGAGATGGACAACGCGGACCTGCTCCGGGTCCGCGAGGTGCTCGTCAGCCTCCAGCAGACCGCCCAGTACGCGATGCGGAACGCGGAAATCGCGGCGAACCTCGCGCTGAACGAGGAGTCCGAGCACACGACGATCAAGTGA
- a CDS encoding ATP-NAD kinase family protein: MESIGVVVNPIAGMGGRVGLKGTDGKLAEARRRGAEPRAPDRAREALRSLHRRAPDITVYTVAGAMGERAARDAGYEPVIVYDPDETGDRHESTASASATDPATADTTAADTRAAVRALLERDVDLLFFVGGDGTAVDVAEVLEEGANETPMLGVPAGVKIYSSVFGVTPADAGRIAAEFDRVERREVNDIDEDAYREGEVRTQLEAVVPVPVAPAVQSGKQVSSGSVDSLAAGFAREVEPGRTYVFGPGSTVGAIEEELGIEPSPLGVDVWRAGSAEEDADADGAAERSGADRRSQRGVVLARDAAESEILSVLAEPITIVVSPIGGQGFIFGRGNHQLSPQVIRRADEIAVVAAGEKLDEIDALRVDTDDEEIDEELRGWLQVRTGRFTTRLVNVV, encoded by the coding sequence ATGGAGTCCATCGGCGTCGTCGTCAACCCGATCGCGGGAATGGGCGGGCGGGTCGGATTAAAGGGGACCGACGGGAAGCTCGCGGAGGCGCGCCGCCGCGGCGCCGAGCCGCGAGCACCGGATCGGGCGCGCGAGGCCCTGCGATCACTCCATCGACGTGCGCCCGATATCACTGTGTACACGGTCGCGGGCGCGATGGGCGAACGCGCGGCTCGAGACGCCGGCTACGAACCGGTCATCGTCTACGACCCGGACGAGACGGGCGATCGTCACGAGTCGACCGCGTCCGCGAGCGCTACTGATCCCGCGACGGCGGACACGACGGCGGCCGATACCCGCGCGGCCGTCCGGGCGCTGCTCGAGCGCGACGTCGACCTGCTCTTCTTCGTCGGCGGCGACGGGACCGCGGTCGACGTCGCCGAGGTTCTCGAGGAGGGAGCGAACGAGACCCCGATGCTCGGCGTCCCGGCCGGCGTCAAGATCTACTCGTCGGTCTTCGGCGTGACGCCGGCCGACGCCGGCCGAATCGCCGCGGAATTCGATCGCGTCGAACGCCGCGAGGTCAACGATATCGACGAGGACGCCTACCGAGAGGGGGAGGTTCGAACGCAGCTCGAAGCCGTCGTCCCCGTCCCCGTCGCGCCCGCGGTCCAATCGGGCAAACAGGTCTCGAGCGGGAGCGTCGACTCGCTGGCCGCGGGATTCGCCCGGGAGGTCGAGCCCGGGCGAACCTACGTCTTCGGGCCCGGCAGCACGGTCGGAGCGATCGAGGAGGAACTGGGGATCGAGCCGTCGCCGCTGGGCGTCGACGTCTGGCGCGCCGGTTCCGCCGAGGAGGACGCAGACGCGGACGGGGCGGCCGAGCGATCGGGGGCCGATCGCCGCTCGCAGCGTGGGGTGGTGCTCGCCCGCGACGCCGCCGAGTCGGAGATCCTCTCGGTCCTCGCCGAGCCGATCACCATCGTCGTCTCACCGATCGGCGGCCAGGGGTTCATCTTCGGACGCGGGAATCACCAGCTCTCGCCGCAGGTGATCCGCCGGGCCGACGAGATCGCCGTCGTCGCCGCGGGAGAGAAACTCGACGAGATCGACGCGCTGCGCGTCGACACCGACGACGAGGAGATCGACGAGGAGCTTCGCGGCTGGCTGCAGGTCAGGACGGGCCGGTTCACGACCCGTCTCGTCAACGTCGTGTAG
- a CDS encoding competence/damage-inducible protein A → MNVAVVTVGDELLAGRTTDTNATWLCERLADRGVSVERVTTVPDRVADIARVVNEYRAEYDAVLVTGGLGPTHDDVTMEGVAAALGRAVEEHAAALAWLEDDGYARDDLASGTTDLPAGARALHNETGVAPGAALESVYVLPGVPTEMKAMFESIAEEFTGTPTHRDTVVADEPESALLERIADLRERFDVSVGSYPGESVRIELEGTDEATVTAAAEWLRERVDSP, encoded by the coding sequence ATGAACGTCGCGGTCGTAACGGTCGGAGACGAACTGCTCGCGGGACGAACGACGGATACGAACGCCACGTGGCTCTGTGAACGGCTCGCCGATCGCGGCGTCAGCGTCGAGCGCGTCACCACCGTCCCGGATCGCGTCGCCGACATCGCCCGCGTCGTCAACGAGTACCGCGCCGAGTACGACGCCGTCCTCGTCACCGGCGGGCTCGGTCCGACCCACGACGACGTCACCATGGAGGGCGTCGCGGCCGCACTCGGCCGCGCGGTCGAGGAACACGCGGCAGCCCTCGCCTGGCTCGAGGACGACGGCTACGCCCGCGACGACCTCGCGTCGGGAACGACGGACCTCCCGGCCGGTGCGCGAGCGCTCCACAACGAGACCGGCGTCGCCCCCGGCGCGGCGCTCGAGAGCGTCTACGTCCTCCCAGGCGTCCCGACGGAGATGAAAGCGATGTTCGAGTCGATCGCCGAGGAGTTTACCGGGACGCCGACGCATCGAGACACGGTCGTCGCCGACGAACCGGAGAGCGCGCTCCTCGAGCGGATCGCCGACCTCCGCGAGCGGTTCGACGTCTCCGTCGGGAGCTACCCGGGCGAGTCGGTCCGGATCGAACTCGAGGGGACCGACGAAGCGACTGTCACGGCGGCGGCCGAGTGGCTTCGCGAGCGGGTCGACTCCCCGTGA
- a CDS encoding winged helix-turn-helix domain-containing protein, with translation MSRSRTETNEADSAVVLSALGSKYSAEILCAAGTPKSAQALSEDIEIPIATCYRRIEELVDAGLLTCEGRQLSEEGRRTNIYRRTVDEIEIDFSDDTPVFSQKHRTEAKNRLHDKLTD, from the coding sequence ATGTCTCGGAGTCGGACAGAAACGAACGAGGCGGATTCGGCTGTGGTCCTCTCCGCTCTGGGGAGCAAATACAGCGCAGAGATCCTCTGCGCGGCGGGAACACCGAAATCGGCACAGGCACTGAGCGAAGATATCGAGATCCCGATCGCGACCTGCTACCGTCGAATCGAAGAACTCGTCGATGCCGGCCTGTTGACCTGCGAGGGGCGGCAGCTCTCGGAGGAGGGTCGACGAACGAACATCTATCGCCGAACGGTCGACGAGATCGAAATCGACTTTTCGGACGACACCCCCGTGTTCTCCCAAAAACACCGCACTGAGGCCAAGAACAGGCTACACGACAAACTCACGGACTGA
- a CDS encoding WD40/YVTN/BNR-like repeat-containing protein codes for MWELGPDADEPEWRAVETPFSADLFEVVNTVAGPYAIGDGGVIVADRGDGWDVIVDDGPNVRDNQLRGLDVTDDGRRIWFAGSSGAIGCYDVETRRKFDYSYPKEKTSTWEGLAVSGEAGDEKVLIANGSGELLPVTIHGFDADWGVASKPNQKGSKVAGLAASPNGYGYAVDTSGNAFKTTPDDGWEDIGIVNSQVKFYDIWAGEDERVYVAAGDGRLYRYDDSYRNWTPIGVGEKSLRAFDKYGAQLVALGDAGALYQRIDGGERWEKRHTPTESVLNDVALGDPDVAVGKNGLVIERPRGEPRDAGTSPDGDNFDGRGENFDPNETGRRESTEEAGDDGSTEPDRPNESGAPDRSDRSDSPSESSPSADGEPTDGTDD; via the coding sequence ATGTGGGAACTCGGTCCTGATGCGGACGAACCGGAGTGGCGAGCGGTCGAGACGCCGTTCTCGGCCGATCTCTTCGAAGTCGTGAACACCGTTGCCGGTCCCTACGCGATCGGCGACGGCGGCGTCATCGTCGCCGATCGCGGCGACGGGTGGGACGTGATCGTCGACGACGGCCCCAACGTCAGGGACAACCAACTCCGCGGGCTGGACGTCACCGACGACGGCCGCCGAATCTGGTTCGCGGGCTCGAGCGGTGCGATCGGCTGTTACGACGTCGAGACGCGGCGGAAGTTCGACTATTCGTATCCGAAGGAGAAGACGAGCACCTGGGAGGGGCTCGCCGTCTCGGGAGAGGCGGGCGACGAGAAGGTCCTCATCGCGAACGGCTCCGGGGAACTCCTTCCCGTCACGATCCACGGGTTCGACGCGGACTGGGGGGTCGCGAGCAAACCGAACCAGAAGGGGTCCAAGGTCGCCGGGCTCGCCGCCTCGCCGAACGGCTACGGCTACGCCGTCGACACGAGCGGGAACGCGTTCAAGACGACGCCGGACGACGGCTGGGAGGACATCGGGATCGTCAACTCGCAGGTAAAGTTCTACGACATCTGGGCGGGTGAAGACGAGCGCGTCTACGTCGCCGCTGGCGACGGCCGTCTCTACCGGTACGACGACTCGTATCGGAACTGGACCCCGATCGGCGTCGGTGAGAAGTCGCTGCGCGCCTTCGACAAGTACGGAGCACAGTTGGTTGCCCTCGGCGACGCCGGCGCCCTATACCAGCGTATCGACGGGGGAGAGCGATGGGAGAAACGCCACACGCCGACCGAGAGCGTTCTCAACGACGTCGCACTCGGCGATCCGGACGTCGCGGTCGGCAAGAACGGACTCGTCATCGAACGTCCACGCGGCGAGCCCCGCGACGCGGGGACGAGCCCGGACGGTGACAACTTCGACGGCCGAGGCGAGAATTTCGACCCCAACGAGACCGGTCGCCGGGAATCTACCGAAGAGGCGGGCGACGACGGCAGCACCGAGCCGGACCGACCGAACGAGTCCGGCGCTCCCGACCGGTCGGACCGGTCGGACTCCCCCTCCGAGTCCTCACCTTCCGCTGACGGCGAACCGACGGACGGAACGGACGACTAG